One Gammaproteobacteria bacterium genomic window, ACGCACATGATGGGCGCCCAGGTGACCGGCAAGACATTAGGCCTGATCGGCATGGGTCGCATCGCGCAGGCAGTGGCCAAACGCGCGCATCACGGCTTCGGCATGAAGATCATCTTTCACGATCCCTATCCGCCCAAACCGGAAGTCCTCAAAGGCCTGGACGCACAGAGTCTCGACAGCGTGGAGGACGTGCTTGGCGCGGCGGACTTCGTATCCATTCATTGTCCGGGAGGTGCTGCGACGCATCACCTGCTCAACGCCGAGCGCTTTAAGCTCATGCAGGATCACGCGTTTCTGATCAACAGCGCACGCGGGGATGTCGTAGACGAAAAAGCCCTGATCGAAGCCTTGCAGTCCGGCACTATCGCGGGCGCCGGGCTGGACGTATTCGAGCAGGAGCCGAAAGTCAGCGCGGCACTGCTGAAGATGGAAAACGTAGTCGCCCTGCCCCACTTGGGCAGCGCCACCACGGAGACCCGCGTCGCCATGGGCGAGCGCGTGCTGAGCAATCTGGAAGCTTTCTTCGCCGGCAAAGAACCGCCGGATCGCGTCGCTTAGAATCACGCTCCGCCGGCGGGCCGCCGGCGGATTGTTATTGCCGACCCACCCCAGCCGTCAGCACTGCGCAAAAATATGGTCAACCGTAACCAATCCAGCAAAGCAACTACCGGCGATTCAGAGCCCGCGGAACTTAATCAGTTGACAGGCGCGCCGCTGGGCA contains:
- a CDS encoding D-glycerate dehydrogenase is translated as MAKPKVIVTRKWPEAVEKKLKDRFDVTLNESDKALTADQLADAMRNADAVCPTVTDKMTAEVLGTDARRAKMIGNFGVGFNNIDVEAAKEHGLVVTNTPEVLTDATADLAMTLLLMTARRAGEGERHVRGGHWTGWRPTHMMGAQVTGKTLGLIGMGRIAQAVAKRAHHGFGMKIIFHDPYPPKPEVLKGLDAQSLDSVEDVLGAADFVSIHCPGGAATHHLLNAERFKLMQDHAFLINSARGDVVDEKALIEALQSGTIAGAGLDVFEQEPKVSAALLKMENVVALPHLGSATTETRVAMGERVLSNLEAFFAGKEPPDRVA